TAATTAACAGAGCAATTGCAATTTATTCGATGAATGGAAATAATCCCAACATTTAAGAAGAAAGTGGTATCCGAATAACAGAAATATGTCAGCTGCTATGTAAGTGGGAGAAGATCTCGAATTCGTGATTCGACGTGATTAAAATGTGCGAATAAGTCTTGATGAAACGCTGCAATTATCAACCTTTGTTAACAGATACTCGCAAGCTAAACGAGTAGAATATAAATACAATGGGATGCGACGGTGTTCGTCGTTTTCGGTAATGTTATTCCATTGTCATATTCCATCGAAATTGGCCTTTCATTAATTCAATTGCACCTCGTTTCCAAACTCAGGTGCCGAGGTGCATTATCGTATGTAGATAAATTAACACGCACGCACGCGTATACCCAAGCACGTTAGTGGCCTTACCTGTTTTGTGATGGTACTGATGGGGTCCGATTTTATTCGTCAGCTCGCTGCCTTCGATCGAGGTCATTGTTATTTCGTTATCGATATCGATCGGCCCAATCGAGGACACCGTTCCCCGGGTGGACTGAATGATGACCACATTTTTGCTTTCGTTGGGTTTCTCTTTTTCGGCAAAACCAGACCCATCGACACGCGTATAAACGTCGTTATCCTCCACGTTATGTTGGCGCTGATCGCGCTGATcatattttttgcaaatgtcatTGGCATCGCCTCCCTCTAAACGTTGATAAAAATTGTCCGCGGGTGCCCCGCCAGCTTGGATGTCCTCCATGGTGCGACACTCACGATTTCCGTCATCCCAGGCGCAGTATGGATCCTGTAGTTCCAAACACTTGCGGCAGGATTTGAATTCGTGCTCTTTGCAATTGCTAAGGGGAAGGGAAATAATCTTTCCGTTGCTGATCACGATCAGTTTGCGATTTTTCCGTGAAATCGTCATCTCATTAACTTTGGTACCCAACGGAAATGCCTGCGTTTCACTGATGACGACTGTTTTCACCTCGTCGGTTGTGTTTGATGACAGAATGTTCACAAATTTGATCACTTTTCCATCGTTGGTTCCTACGAAAATGATATCGTGGGTACTACCGTCCAGGGCTTTCACCTGGGGATCCACCGTTATTGACGATAATCGATAGAGTAAGCTCACTCTCGTGAACACCGGTCTAGCATGGAGCGACTGAACGGGAGAGTCCATCAGTGTGTTCATCTTGACAAAGTTTACCGATGCCTTCGGCAGGGTTCGGCTATCGTCAACACACTTGCCGGGTCGCGGTTCCGGCACCTGACTTTGCGGAACCTGCAACCAATTCGAGTGGATGTCCCGCTGAGACTTGAATGGGCCCTCGAAAGTGTCCAGAATGTCTTGGATGGAGAAAGCGCACACCGCTGATCCACCTATGGCATTTCCCGGAGTGGTCATAACTGTGTAGATTATCTGGTTCGATGCACCTCCGTAGATACCGTTGATTGTTTTAGTGGTAGATTCTGCGCGAATATAAATTTATGTTAATACAGGAAAAACTTGAAGCACGAAGAACACTTACGAATTTCATCAAAATAGAACGGATATTCGCCTGGGATGGAACAGTTCAATCTCGCCTTCAGGAATGACGTCCACCTATCGTTTAGCGGATGTGGTCCACCCTTGTCATTTTTGCAAACCCGACTCACGCGAGAGTAAATCGCTTTGCCACAATTCATATATTCGACAGCGATCTCGCGGAAGAAAAACAACACGTATCCGTTGTGCTCGACGGAACTCACAAACGCAGGTTGATTAAGTTGCTTGCTATCGTACTGCTCGGTACGCTGTGGTTCACGGTAGATCAGAGGATCTGCGCCTGAAAAATCTGCTACCGTTGCCGAGTACAGGTGGCCatctaaaattaaataaatgaagAACTGTAAGGGGTTTGTTCCAAACATTAGGATACCGCGTTTCACAACTGTAGAGATATGTAAGCGattggttgaattgaagtatataataTAGGGTACAACaaatatcttcatttataagagtGTCCATTTGAACGTCATTgctgtgttcaggcgcgaaacattcaaaaaaactaaaattccagtgtttcataactatagaaccaaaaaactctcactccttcacgaaattaacgttaatttcacatgaattacaagaAGTTTGTAATTCGTAGCTCATCTTTGGttttcaatcagttcaaataacccattcggggtgatttcgaccaagctgcaccTTGTTGTAGTTTGTAtcacgttctacgcagaggatactgctctactattcgtacgatcacttctcaTAAGTACTTCATAGGGTTTTGATtcggtaaacaagctgactagTCAAGAATCTGAGGCTCCTATTCAGTAACCATGCCAaaaccttccggattttataaATTGATGCCACATTACTCGCATTATTACTTATtgtttttggtgcaaaaacagcagtgaatgatttgaagtacttcgttgtacTTCTAACTgttaattcgtgttgatggtaagttaTCTAAACCAGGGAAAATtcccccaaaccataaaaatcccatcttCAAAGCTGCgggttcaaaaactaaaaactctaatcccatgggtttcactatttcaggagaacttttctgatagaaaaaaaattcaacttgaaCAGAATTTCtccatactggaaggacttacggaacgtgtcatgctatttttcatctcgtagctatgcaggcggcagtttgatggtttgaggaaaatattttcaaaaagacctggttcagatagctttttatcaacacgaatgaacagtcagaagtgtaaTGGATCTAATTTCGTGTGCCAGTGCATAATTTCGCTAACTTCACATATAACACTGTTTTTCCCATTAGCTATCTTATTTCTTCTGATGAATTATATTTGTGTATACTCGCAAAACTATAACTTTTCGAAAAATTGGCAACCAAGTACTATTAGTTACGCTTAACTGTATAAATTTCAGTCAATATCGTTCGTCGCACTGTCATTCGTCATATTTGTTGTTTTCCTTAGCAAAGTGGCTAACTGCATTGTGTACTGTCGTTATCAATTTAAGTTTACGACAAACGATTGAAAGGTATAAAAACTGAACGATACAGGTATACTGGTCTGATTTTTAGTGTTTTAGtttcattgaaaattgaataagtTATCACCAAAATGTACATGGCTGGAACAAGGATACCCATATTTTTACTTGTTTCTTATTCCACCCAACAGATCTCATTTGCTATATTGCGATGAAGAAAACAAACGCCGGTCAGAAACACATGCAATAGGGTATGTCGAAAATAGCAGACGCTGTGGGAATGGTGAGAACCGAATTTTCTGTCCAAATTGCACGGAATTCCGTATTCAACACTGCGCGAGAAGATATTGGAAATGTATTCCAGACCAGGACtcaaaatcttcgaaggtgaaaaatgaagcaactccccagcaaacattggtgcctattctgtattccgacggatttctatttcgttcgaaagtgatatTTCGATCGTTTTCGAATTTACCATTCCCTATTCCAATCGTTTTGCTCGTTTCGAACGAAAGTGTTAGAAAATTTCGAATATGCATCGATCTGTCAAAAACCGATAAACAAAAAGAAACACCGTATTAAATAGCGGCGAGTGCGAGTTgaatttcagttaatttttgatcctaagagaaatttgtgagaaaattttctcgttCAATGGATTCCGTTTTGTTACCGATTTTGGCGGAGCAAGAAGAAATTGGAATGCCTTGCTACCATCGGCGAAACCACCGAAAATCAACCGACTTCATAAAACTTTCTGATGAAGCGTAAGTATCCGTCTCAAAAATCCCATGTTTGTTTCTCTTATTGATTAATTTTGCCCTTATTCAGATTCATCAAAAGTTTTCGTCTAAGTAAGGAAGCTTTTCGGTACGTTTTAGAGGAAATTGAGAACTGCCTTACCACAAGGAAAGGTGGTCTATCCACGGAGGTGAAACTCGCAGCATGTTTGCGATTCTTTGCTGAAGGAAATTATCAACATGGAGCAGGGCAAGATTATCACATTGCCATAGCACAGCCCACATTTTCCAAGGTGCTGACTGAAATGCTTAACATTCTGGAGCGGACACTGTGTAAGAAATGGATTTCCCTAAATATGACGGAAGACGAACAGCGGCGTGCTAAACTACACTTCTatcagaaaacatcaattcCGGGTGTTATTATGTGTTTGGATGGAACCCACGTAAAAATTATTCCACCTAAGCtgaatcgaaatttgttttttaatcggAAGGGATTTTATAGTCTCAACGTTCTGATTGTAAGTATTATTAGTATTTGAATTAACAAATCAATGAACAAATACTCTTTTTTATCAACATAGGTTTGTGACGATCAGCAAAGGATTCGTTTCGTTGATCCTACCTTCCAGGGATCTAATCATGACTCTCATATATGGCGTGTAAGCCCTGCAAGAACTCACTTTGAGCAGCTTCACCAAAATGGTGAAGTTAATACTAAGATTCTAGGTAATGTTCAACTACAATATTTTAGTATACTTGTATGTACTgtgtgataaaatattttcaggtgatgctGGTTATCCATCGGAACCTTGGTTAGTAACGCCATTCAGAGCAGCGGAGGAAGGGAGTTTGGAGAGCGATTTTAATCGCAGGCATGCCTTGGGTCGTGCTATCGTCGAGCGGACAATCGGTTTACTAAAAAATCGGTTTAGATGCATCCTTGGCGCGAGACAACTTCACTACAATCCTACTAAATGCGCTCAAATTATAAATGTATGCTGTGCACTTCACAATATATGCTTAGAATTTGGTCGTTCTCAGTAGTTATAATATGTTATGCAGCTGTTTACATaataaacttttgtttaaattaatatttatgactgTTAAATTTCATCTAACTTGTTTGCAAATGCTCAAATAAATAACAACCACCGGAAAAGGAAGTGTCTTCCTTACTTAACTATGGTTTCGGCAGAATTATTTACTCTTATTCCTGCCAACACTTTGAGAACATGTCATTATCGATTTCTCGTAAGCAGgccaagtattcaaataaccattgttaatactttttgcgttgttttaaccccttgctgtacgatttaatttccaacagcacGGCCCAAAACGAGCACTTCGAGTCGTTCcgctactctgctgagtgtggGTATCTAACATGGGTGCCCTATGATGAGCAAATACATGttgtgtttaaaataaaaacgaaggaGTTATTACTACGTACTAActcgttcgtttttattttaattataatattcaaattatattttatatttttagctcattcaattttttttttaaataacggaAATTTGATAATCTTCAGTTGTCGGTATCCTCATCATATGCCTGAAGCTATGTAATTATTTCACATCGAGAAACAACGAGTGAAGTTCAATGttgtacgtgaaggggttaaggAAGTTCCATAAACTATAGGCGAAAttcgtgaattttaaaaaagtttatataattttgatgctattccaaacaaacttcaaagaaaaaattaagtaagatttttcttccatggaaagatataaaaatacgattagaacttttttcatttttttatacttgagttacaatataaagataaaaaatcagatcactgatattttgaaacattattcTAATGTTCTGAAATATACGCAATCTGCGTTTCAAGGATTTGTCGCTATTGATTTCTCCAGCGCGATCTTCTCCATCTCGTGGTTATGTCGTTTTTGTTCACTCAGATGTTCTTTGAGTGTGGCATCCACGGAAAGAATCGCTCGAGCTGATTGGCGCTGATAATGAACCAGATCACTCAAAttcttgtttgtgttttttaacaGGGATTTCACATTGGtgtgaaatttgttttgttgctcGACTTGCAGCTCTAATAGCCTCGTGGTAGAAGGTCTGGATTTTTTCGGCTGAGAGGGCTGGAAGTGAATGGTATTATTGATACCGTCACACTCGTCGGAAGTAccataatatataaaattttcctGGTCTGCAGCTTGAGGTTCACCCGAAGGCGAACCCAACTGTGTTCCATGAGATGAGGTACCCGGGATTCCTTCCACGGTCGCAAGTAACCCAGTTAGTAGAACTGCCTGCTCCTCCAGCTCGgacaaattgataattttattgggtCCTCCACCTGTCGCCCTCTGCTCCCGTTTGTTGTGAGCGAGTTTTCGCTTTAATCCGGACTTATAGTCCGCCCAAACCTACACAGAAAACCAGGGCAAAAATAAGACTATAAACATATGTTTCGGATTCGTTTTAGTATATACCTTTTTCCATCCACTTCCATCGCGAATAGGCGGTCCCAAACTATTGACTTCTGCCGCCAGATCATCCCAGAAGGGTCCGGAATTTCCTCGGGAGAAACCCTTTGCTATGTCCGGCTC
The Toxorhynchites rutilus septentrionalis strain SRP chromosome 2, ASM2978413v1, whole genome shotgun sequence genome window above contains:
- the LOC129764248 gene encoding semaphorin-1A isoform X1: METSRISIAMLRRHLNSSILVLIVLVSCCLDRINSWTPDVLTKSYITYDNTIPAFFGNSTDYFKLLDQDDNSILIGARNALYNISLDRLIENPNQRVQWTSSDAHRELCTLKGKLDQDCQNYIRVYARVGANRIMLCGTNSYKPLCRYYNVLPSDGSIAYDSNEMEALGRCPYNPLHNSTYLFTDGHLYSATVADFSGADPLIYREPQRTEQYDSKQLNQPAFVSSVEHNGYVLFFFREIAVEYMNCGKAIYSRVSRVCKNDKGGPHPLNDRWTSFLKARLNCSIPGEYPFYFDEIQSTTKTINGIYGGASNQIIYTVMTTPGNAIGGSAVCAFSIQDILDTFEGPFKSQRDIHSNWLQVPQSQVPEPRPGKCVDDSRTLPKASVNFVKMNTLMDSPVQSLHARPVFTRVSLLYRLSSITVDPQVKALDGSTHDIIFVGTNDGKVIKFVNILSSNTTDEVKTVVISETQAFPLGTKVNEMTISRKNRKLIVISNGKIISLPLSNCKEHEFKSCRKCLELQDPYCAWDDGNRECRTMEDIQAGGAPADNFYQRLEGGDANDICKKYDQRDQRQHNVEDNDVYTRVDGSGFAEKEKPNESKNVVIIQSTRGTVSSIGPIDIDNEITMTSIEGSELTNKIGPHQYHHKTDSIFKNDITVASLGWKFYIMLVVFSVIIGIVLGFLITRHVIKKQSFHGSEHRNQLNWHHTKNLSMLSQNRSSGKDVNLLMNTTNQYHTQQQAIVQQLQQHHQNNMKDNIDFDFKDRSVECKNSNENLEKDISKGMGTLQKTRQLKTFKP
- the LOC129764248 gene encoding semaphorin-1A isoform X2, with amino-acid sequence METSRISIAMLRRHLNSSILVLIVLVSCCLDRINSWTPDVLTKSYITYDNTIPAFFGNSTDYFKLLDQDDNSILIGARNALYNISLDRLIENPNQRVQWTSSDAHRELCTLKGKLDQDCQNYIRVYARVGANRIMLCGTNSYKPLCRYYNVLPSDGSIAYDSNEMEALGRCPYNPLHNSTYLFTDGHLYSATVADFSGADPLIYREPQRTEQYDSKQLNQPAFVSSVEHNGYVLFFFREIAVEYMNCGKAIYSRVSRVCKNDKGGPHPLNDRWTSFLKARLNCSIPGEYPFYFDEIQSTTKTINGIYGGASNQIIYTVMTTPGNAIGGSAVCAFSIQDILDTFEGPFKSQRDIHSNWLQVPQSQVPEPRPGKCVDDSRTLPKASVNFVKMNTLMDSPVQSLHARPVFTRVSLLYRLSSITVDPQVKALDGSTHDIIFVGTNDGKVIKFVNILSSNTTDEVKTVVISETQAFPLGTKVNEMTISRKNRKLIVISNGKIISLPLSNCKEHEFKSCRKCLELQDPYCAWDDGNRECRTMEDIQAGGAPADNFYQRLEGGDANDICKKYDQRDQRQHNVEDNDVYTRVDGSGFAEKEKPNESKNVVIIQSTRGTVSSIGPIDIDNEITMTSIEGSELTNKIGPHQYHHKTDSIFKNDITVASLGWKFYIMLVVFSVIIGIVLGFLITRHVIKKQSFHGSEHRNQLNWHHTKNLSMLSQNRSSGKDVNLLMNTTNQYHTQQQAIVQQLQQHHQNNMKDNIDFDFKDRSVECKNSNENLEKDISKGMGTLQKVKKTYI
- the LOC129764249 gene encoding uncharacterized protein LOC129764249, producing MEKNKNKTTTKNQFERIVLLLEQEPDIAKGFSRGNSGPFWDDLAAEVNSLGPPIRDGSGWKKVWADYKSGLKRKLAHNKREQRATGGGPNKIINLSELEEQAVLLTGLLATVEGIPGTSSHGTQLGSPSGEPQAADQENFIYYGTSDECDGINNTIHFQPSQPKKSRPSTTRLLELQVEQQNKFHTNVKSLLKNTNKNLSDLVHYQRQSARAILSVDATLKEHLSEQKRHNHEMEKIALEKSIATNP